The nucleotide window TCCCTGTCTGCAGGCTTCTATGAAGATATGCCCACCGGGAGCCGTGAATTTGATGGAGTTGCCTATCAGATTGCGGATGATCAGCTGCAGCATGTTAAGGTCGGCCATGGCCATCAGTGTCTGGTCTATACGTGTTTGCAGGTGTAAGCCTTTGTTGGTGATCAGCGAAGTATTAATCTCGAGGACAGGCATCACGGCATGATATACATTTACCGGGGATAGATGTACGGTAAGGCCCTGCAACTGTGTTTTAGACCATAACAACATGTTGTAGAGCATATCCTGGGTATTGTTCACCATCTGCAGTAGTTCGGCTTCCAGTTGTAATTTCTGTTCAGCCGGCAGCTGTATATCTTTCATCAGCTCAAGATAAGATTGTATGGAGGCCATCGGGCTGCGCAGGTCGTGGGAAATGATGGAGAACAATTTGTTTTTTTCGGTATTCATCACTTCCAGCACCCTGGTTTTTTCCTCTCCCTGCTGCTTTTCACGGTTGTAGGCTTTTTTCAGGTACAGGGTTCCGAAAAAGATCACCAGCACACTGGTAAGGTAGGTGGCGGAGAGGTCTACCATCTTCGACTGACGGTCGGGGTACATGTTGGGCACCAGCTCCGGGTAATAATATTCAGTCAGTACCAGCGCAGCCACCAGCAGGAGATTGAAGCCCAGCCACCAGCTATATTGCCCGCGGGGGGATATGATCATCACCAGAAAAAAGGTAAGGGTGAAAGTCATCAGGCTGGCACCGGAGATACCGGAACTGACAAAATACACCATACCAAACAACAGGTTGACCGTTATCACGGAGATGGCTATACTGAGTGATGCCCTGTTTTTGAAGCGGGAAAGAAAATACAATGCCGCTAATACCAGGAGCATCACGCCAAACAGCAGGCCGGTCATTTTAAGTCCGGTGAAATAATTAAAAGGAATCTGTACAGCACTCACCAGTATGGCTATCAGGCACATGGAGTTGAATATGCGGTTTTCGAGGGTTACTTCTTCGGGAGGGCCCACCAGGTACAGGATCCTTGCTTGCAGTCTTTTACTGTAATCACTTATCATAGAATGTGGCATGTGCAAAGCTAAATAATTGGCAGGTTAGAAACTGGTCTACCTGAATTTTCCAAACTGGACTAATCAAAACTAACAGCTTAGTGTGAAATTTACATACTAAAAAGCGTACCACATTTTTTTGAAAACCACGACGATCATTAATAGGAACAACGAAATAGGATAATGTTAGCAAAGATAGCCCAGACCTATCGGTCTTCTTTCAGTGGCCTTAGTAAGGAAACCTGGTTGCTGAGCCTTGTAATATTGATTAACCGTACCGGAACCATGGTGGTACCTTTCCTCAGCATGTACCTCACCCAAAACAAACACTGGACCATTGCGGATGCAGGCATCATCATCACGCTCTTTGGTATAGGAGCGGTAATGGGCTCCCTGGCAGGAGGTTATTTTATTGACAAGCTGGGATTCCGTTCTGTTCAGATTTTCACTTCCATTACAGGAGGGGCGCTGTTTATCGCCTTTGGTTATATTGACCATTTCGCGGTATTGTGTGTGATGACAGTGGTCCTGAGTTTTGTGGCAGAAGCTTTCCGGCCGGCCAACGGAGCTGCTATTGCGGCTTATTCCAAACCGGAGAATCTTACCCGTTCCTATTCCCTCAACCGCTTTGCCATGAACCTGGGTTGGGCGCTGGGTAGCTCTCTGGGTGGGATACTGGCAGCGATCAACTATCACCTGCTGTTTTGGGTAGAAGGCTGTGTATACATACTGGTGGGGCTATTGATCACTGTACTGTTGCCGGCTAATGGTGGTCATCCCCGTACTAAGGCGGTGGCTTCTGCTGCTCCCCGCAACCTGCCGATCTGGAAAGATACTTTCCTGTTCCGCTTCCTGGTATGGATTACCCTGTACACTACTTCTTTCAGTTTAATATTCAGACTGGTACCTATTTACTGGAAAACAGACTGGCATATCGATGAATTTGCGATTGGCCTGTTGCTGGGCATCAACGGGGTGATTATCGCCTTATTTGAAATGGTGCTGGTAAGGCGCTGGGAAAACCGGAAATCGGCCATGTATTACATCGTTGGCGGAGTGATTGTGACGGCACTGGGTTATTTGTTCCTGATACTGCCGGGTCATGTGCCCATCACGACAGCTTTGATGGCGGTTATATTTATGACCGTAGGTGAAATGATGGTATTCCCCTTTGTAAATGCGGTGATCATGGGACGTTCCAACGATACGAACAGAGGACGGTATGCAGCTGCCTATGCCCTTACCTGGTCTGTTGCCCAGGTGGTAGGTCCGGGTGGTGGCGCACTCATCATTGAACGCTGGGGCTTCGCGGCATTATGGATAGTGATGGTGGTGTTATGTTTGGGCTGTGCTTTCGCGTTATGGCGTCTTCCATTTAAAAAAACTGTGGTGGCCTGATATACCACTCTTCCCCTGGCTGAGTGTTTAAATCTGTATATTTATAGCTGATTTAAACCCTAAAACAGTTTAGATGGGAACCATGGATACCGTTACTTCTGGCAAGTATCATTTTCTGGCTGGCGGTGGTGAAACCGGTGAACTTATACGCCACTATCCCTGGGAAAATACTGTACTGGGCCCTGTGGACCAATGGCCACAGCCCTTAAAAACCTGTATCAGGATTATCCTGACATCCGGTCAACCTATGTTTGTTTGGTGGGGACCGGAACTTATTAGTTTTTATAATGATGCCAGCCGGATATTGGCTGGCAGCAAACATCCGGCTGGCATCGGACAGCCCGCCAGGACTGTCTTGAAAACACGCTGGGAGCAGATAGGCGCCTTGGCAGAATACACCCTTCACAACAATGTGGGTACCTGCAACGAAGCATTGCTGTTTTTCACAGAGCGCAATGGTTATTTACAGGAAAGCTATTACACTTTCTCGCTGAGCCCCATTCCGGGCAACAATGGTGTGCCGGAAGGAATTCTGTGTACGGTCACCGATGAAACTGACCGCATTGTGCAGGCCCGTCAGATGAAGACCCTGCAGGACCTGACAACGTTTAATCTCAACAGCCGGCGGATACAGGACGTGTACATCCATAGTTTGCTGGCCTTGCGCGAAAACCGCCATGATTTTCCTTTTGCTGTTTTTTATGAGACAGATCAAGATACTCACCTGAAGGGCTATACGGCAGATGATCTGCCGGAAGCTGCTTTCCCCCGTTCTGTAACCCTGACAGATGAAAATTTTCATTGGCCTGTTGCAGAGGTGTTGCGGTCGCATCGGATGGCACAAGTGCAACAGCTGCGGGAGAAGCCATGGCAGCTGCCGGCAGGAGCCTGGGAGCAGGCACCGGACCAGGCAGTGCTGATACCGGTGATACATCACTTTACGAATACGCTTTATGGCGTACTGATTGTAGGGCTCAACCCGTATCGTCAGCCGGATGACGCATACCTGGCTTTTCTCCGGCAGGTGGGTGATCAGCTGGCAGCTGCCATTACCAGTGCCGGGACCTATGTGGCCCATCAGTTCCGCGATTTGTTCCGGCAGGCGCCGGCAGCGATTATGTTACTAAAAGGCGTGGATGATATTGTGGAAGTGGCCAACAGCCGGTATCATCATTTGCTGCAAGGACTGCCCGCAGCCCTTTATACCTGCGACAAAGCCGGTCGTATCCTGTGGTTTAACCAGGCTGCCGCCACCTTGTGGGGACGCGAGCCGATGATAGGCCATGATATGTGGTGCGGCTCCTGGAAAATATTTGAACCAGACGGCATCACGCCGGTGCCACTGGATACCTGCCCGATGGCCCGGGCATTGCAGCAGGGAGAAGCGGTAAGAGACGTGGAGATAGTAGTGGAAAGACCGGACGGGACCAGACGGAATGTGCAGCCCTACCCGGACCCCATCTTCGACGAAGAAGGTCGTGTAGCCGGTGCCGTTAACATGCTGATAGATATCACAGAGTTAAAAATGACCCAGGCACATATGAGCAGACTGGCAGCTATCGTGGAATCCACCGACGATGCTATCATCAGCAAAACACCGGAAGGTATCATCTCCAGCTGGAACCCGGCAGCAGAAAGACTTTTCGGTTACACCAGCGAGGAAGTGACCGGAAAATCCATCCTCATACTGATACCACCCGACCGCACTGCAGAAGAAAAAGAGATCATGGACCAGCTGACCAAAGGGATCTCTGTTGATCACTTCGAAACCCAGCGGGTGGCCAAAGACGGTCGGCTCATCGATATCTCCCTGACCATCTCCCCGTTAAAAGATGCACAAGGCCGTCTTATCGGGGTGTCCAAAATAGCCAGGGACGTATCTGAACAGAAAAAGCTATTCTCCGCCCTGCAGGAAAGTGAAGCCCGTTATATGCAGGTGGCTATGGAAATGGAAGCCATCGTGGCACAACGTACCCGCGAACTCACCGAAGCCAACTTCTACCTCGAGAAGTCCAACAAAGAGCTGGAACAGTTTGCATTTGTGACGAGTCACGATCTCCAGGAACCGCTGCGTAAAATCCACACCTTCGCCGGTTTACTCTGTGAGGCCGGTGGACCGGCGCTGGACGCGACTTCCAGGGTGTATATCGAAAAGATGATGATCAGTGCCCGACGGATGTCGCAGTTGATTCATGACCTGCTGAACTTCTCCCGCCTGAACCGCACTGAGGATACATTTGTGCAGACAGATCTCAATGAGGTGATAGCACATGTACTGAATGATTTTGAAGTGACCATCAGTCAGAAAAAAGCGCTTGTCACCATTGATGCCCTGCCGGCCATACAGGCGGTCCCCCTGCAGATGAACCAGCTGTTGTACAACCTGCTGGGCAACGCCTTGAAGTTTACCGCGGAAGACAGAACACCGGAAATCCGCATCAGCTCAAGGGTGCTGCCGGAAGATGCATTAAAGAATTATCCTGAACTGGACCACAGCCGCAGTTATTACGAGATTACTGTGAGTGACAATGGTATTGGGTTTAACCAGGTGTATGAAGACAAGATCTTTCAGATTTTTCAGCGGCTCAACAACCGTACGGCCTATGAAGGCACCGGTATAGGGCTGGCGCTATGTAATAAGATTGCTACTAACCATAAGGGCTGCATCCGCGCGGTGGGCCAGCCGGGCGAAGGCGCCGTTTTTAACGTTGTTTTACCTGTCATGTAAATAATCTTCCTGTATCGGCGGATTGGTATTTTTTTTGAGTGGTGCAGTTGTATGCTATTTATCTCTTTTATTGTTGACCAAGTTTAAGCGCGTATCCATGATTATAAAAGAGCTGCAGGTGGTGATTGAAACACCAAGAGGAAGCAGTGAGAAATTTGATTTTGACCCGGTGTCCCGTTTTTTTGTATTGAGTAAGGCATTACCCGCCGGGATGGTGTTTCCTTTTGACTTCGGATTTATTCCCGGTACCAGGGGAGAAGATGGTGGGCCGCTGGACATATTGGTACTATCGGAATTTAAAACTTTCAGCGGTTGTATGCTCAAATGCCGGTTGATAGGAGCCGTCAAAGGAATACAGCGGGAGGCCGACGGCACACAGATCCGGAACGACCGTTATATCGCGGTGCCATTTGTTTCTACTGTATACAAGGAGGTTGATGTGATGCCTGATAAACTAATACGCGAACTGGAAATTTTTTTAGTGGCCTACCATCAGCTGGAGGGCAAACAATTCAGGCCCATGGGGTATCTGGATGCGGCGCCGGCTTACGAACAAATAAAATTTGTCTGATCACCGGAAACATTTCTGCCATTTTTCTTCGAGAACATCTTTCAATATTTTGCAGAGGGCATCAAAGGAATCTGGTTTGGTGAGGAATAGCCTGGCGCCCAGCGCCATGGATTCCTGTACATCTTCCACCATATCAGAGGTGCTGAGAATGATGATTTTTGTAAGTCCTCTGTGAATAACCTTTCCGAGCTCCTGCAGACATTCTTTGCCATTCATCATCGGCATGTTCATGTCCAGGAAAATATAGTCAGGACTGGCAATTTTTTTATGGGAGAGAAGGTCAATGGCTTGCATGCCACTTTCACAGTAATGAGTCTCTACTTCGGGCGAGACTTTTTTTATGGCTTCGCTGAAGAAGATCCGGTCATCCGCATCATCATCAATCAGCAGAACGGTATGTGGCTTCATATTGTTACGGTTCACTAAGGTTTACAAATGAAAAATTCTCGCTAAAAAAAATTTCTCAGTTGATGTTTTCAAGGATTTATAAATATCGGTCAATAAAAAGATAAAGTCAAATAGTAATATCAGTAATATAATTTAATGATAATAAACAAACCCGGCCAGTAACCGGGTTTGTTTATGAAGAAGAAATGCTACTTGTTACAATTGAAATATCCAAATAATAAGATATCCGAATTATATCATCTGCTTTATTCCTTCACGATCCGTTTGCTGATGATATTACCGTCCTGTGCCAGTTTGATGATATAGATGCCGGAAGCGTGGTTACCACTTCGGAAGGTGGCCTGGTAGGTACCGGCAGACAGCTGTCCGTTGACGAGTACGGCCACCGGTTGTCCGGCGAGATTATAAACAGTAAGGTTGGCCACGCCGGTTTTTTCCAATATATAAGTAATGCGCAGATCTCCACGGAAGGGGTTGGGGAAGGCGTCTATACTCAGTTTACCGGCTTTTGGCGGAGCATCGTTGACTGGCGTGAAGGCCATGGAAGCGCTGGTGCTGCCTGCGAGCGGAGCCACCGTTTTGACTTTTACTTCCGCATAACTGTTCCACGCGTTGAGGTTGTTGCCATGTCCCAGAATTCGTATGTACTTAGCCGTTACAGCGCTGAACGGGAATGATTCGAGGGCAAGGGAGCTGCCGCTGCTTTGCAGATTGGAGGCTACGGCCGTCCAGTTAAGTGCATCTGCGCTGACAAGGATATCGAATTTTGCTTTGCGGGTATCGCCTTTATAGAATGCGATGTCTACACCATTAACGGACTGGGAGCTGCCCAGACAGAACTGTATCCATTGCCCGTCGCCGCTGGCAGACCAGCGGGTGTTGAGATCGTTGTCGATGGCGTTGGAGGCTACGTTGCCATCATCACCGCTGGCTTCGGCGGGGTTGCAACCCGGGGCGGAACCGACGGTAATTGTTACAGGTGCGGAAGTAGTGCTGCCATTGCTGTTGTCGGTGACTTTGGCGGTGAGCGTGTAGGTGCCGGCTGCTACGTTGTTCCAGGTCCAGGCGTAGGGGCTGCCGGTAGCTTCTCCCAGTTTGGTACTACCATTAAAGAATTCCACTTTGGTAACGGAGCCGTCGCTGTCGGTGGCGGTAGCGTTAATGGTAACGGAAGCCGGCGACGTATAGGCGCTATTGTTAGCCGGTGAAGTGATGCTGACACTGGGCGGTACATTGGAAGGGCTGCTGTTGCCGGGTATCCACCAGTTACCAGAGATGAAGAGCTGGCATAACAGACTGTAGGAGTCGCTGTAATAGCCGCTCTTAGCGGTTTTCAGGTAGTTCCATCCGCTGTTGAGCCAGGCCTGGTTGCTACTGCTGCCTACAGAGGCGGCCACAAAAGGCCCGATGAACACGGCTTCCTGGCCGGTGCCGGAAGCGGTACCGTTCAGCTTATAACCATCTTTGATATTGGCAGGATTACCGCTGGTTTTGGTTTTGATCCAGTTCACCATTTTATTGCTGAGGGAGAGAGCAGTGGTATTGCCATACATGGCGTAGTCCATCACAATGCGAAGGGGTACGCGGCAGGCGTTGTAATTGTATTCATTGGTGGGAGGGTATTCGTCGAGGAAGTTCTGTGGCGCTGGTTCCGGCGGGTTTTTCACGACAAAGTCGGAGATAAGCCCTGTGCTGGGGGAGTAGGTGGCAGAAAACTGTGTATACACGTTATAGAGTGCGTTGATGACGTTATTCCAGGTGGCATCATTGGTTTCCTGGTAAAATGACCGCATATGGTCCATCATCCAGTCGGAGGGGCGGGTATTGAGGGCGGTCTTGGTGTCCCAGTCACCGAGGTTGAGGCGGTTGCTGTTGGTCACATAACTCGCTTTGAGCCCTTGATTGATCATGGTTTTAGCTTCATTGAGGTAGTTGATGGTACCAGCGGAGCCCCACTGGTAGTGAGCAAGAATGAGAGAGTAGGCGATGTCCATGTCGCCATCGGTAGCGGAGTCAAAGTGGCCCTGGGCCGCTGTGTTATCCGCTACTACCCAGCCCATTAGTTTGCTGTTGTTGGGGCTGTGGTAGGCTTTGAATGTTTTGTACAGTCCATCATAAATGGTTTTGGCGGCAGGGTCGTGGCCAGCCATCAGCACGGTGATCACCATGCCGTAACCGTGCCCTTCGGAAGAGCCCAGCGGTGTAAATCCGTCTGCACTGCCGGTGATGTCTCCTTTTACATAATAACCGCCCGGCAGGGAGCTGAGATTATGTTTGAGGTAGGTAGCTTTCCAGTAATCGTAATAACTGGCTACGCTGGCGTTCATGTCTGCCTGGGTAACGTTGTTGGGTTTGATACAGTTGGGATAACTGATGGCTTGCGGATAAGGCTTGTTCTGAGCCTGTACCAGAAGGCTGGCGACACTTAACAGGCCGGCCAGAAAAAACAATAAATGTCTGGTCATAGAGGGTTTGTTTTAGGGGTGAGTTATTGAGAAATAGATCTTGGATTGTTTGGGTTAATGCACTAATACTACAGGTCTCCTTTAAAACTACAGGTCTCCGGGTTATCAATCTTCAATCGATTGCATTGTAATTTCAAATTAAGTATTTTTTATCAGATTTGTTGATTGAAATTTATGCGGTGAGTGACTTTTAACATGGAGCAGATTGATAATGATGAAATTGGAGGGATAAAAAAAATTACAGTCCCCGGTAAATAGGCCGGGGACTGTATTAATAGCGCACTAGCAGCGGCATCAGGGTGTATAGGTCACACTGCTGCCATACAGGATGTTGGACACCCCGGAGAAATAGGTGGCTTTGTTGGTGCTGGTGAGATTGTACCAGAGATAGACACCATAGCCATTGTTTTTGGTTTGGGTAGCCAGGGAGTTGGCGGTACTCTGACCGGTGGCCATGATGTCTACTGCGGCAGGCCCCAGATTGGCTTTGGTAAGCCCCGCTACATTAGGCACGGAATAGGTACCATAGAAAGCATTCCAGCTGTAGTTAACGAAATCACCTGCTTTTTTGCCGCCCCAGGATAAGCGGGAGGCTGCCGGCCCGTAATAATAAAACGATATTATTTTGGTGGGCATCAGCTGCCGCAATTCATCGAGCAGCATTACAAAAGAGCTGTCGTTGGGCTGAGGCAAACCATTATTGCCATAGTCGGCATACTCGTCATCAAAATCGATACCATCGAGGCCGTAGTAGTTGGCGGTATCGGCGAGCTGCTGTGCAAAAGCCCTGGCGGCAGTACGGCTGGTGAAGTTGCAGAAGCCTGCTCCCTGGTGGTTTCCAAGGATAGATAATAATACTTTCATGCCTTTGTTTTGTAAAGGCACAATCTGTGTGGCTTTGTTGACCAGCACATTGGTAACATTCGGGTTGTTGTACAGTACTGCTTTGCCGGTACTGGTGTTGTAATTGATGTTCGCTGCAAAAATGATGGCGATGTCAAACAGTTGTTGCCCGCCGGTAGTCAGTGTATACTTGCCCGTGTTGAGCAGGCTGTTACTGTTGACTTCCACATAGCAGACAGATTTGCCGCCGGCTTTGGTAACGCTTTCTACTTTGGGTTGGGTGCCGGTGGGGGAGGCATCAATAGGGGCTTCTTCTTTTTTACAGGAGGCTGTAAAGAGCAGGGTTGTACATGCGGTCAGTACTGCGACCGACGACCATACGCGGAATTGTTTTTTCATACCGGAATTTTTAATTGGTTAAAAATGGAAGTAAAAATTCCCCGGAGTAAGGCCAGTAAATATTGGTTCAGAAATTGGTTGAAACGCTGATTTAAAAATGATTTTTCTGATCTCCTGATGAGCGAAGATTGGAGCGAAGAAGAGAGACGGAAGAGAGAGAGCATCCGGATATTATTGCGCGATATATTAACCTATACAACTATCTAAGCAATTATCTCCGCTCCGCTCTCCACTCATCAGGAGTATCAGCGACATCAGATCAATCAGGGCTTGTCCCACCATAGTCTGGTGCCGCCGTTGTCGGCCGGTTGGCTCAGCAGGCCAATGGCTTTGTTAACAGCTGCACCGTTGGTATTATATTCATTCTGGGGGAAGGGGAGTCTTCTGACTTGTATTTTGCTGTCGATGGTATTACCGCTGTTGTTATTGACAACAGGGAACAGTTTAGGATAACCGGTACGGCGGAATTCCGTCCAGGCTTCCTGTCCTTCGGGGAACATGGCCAGCCATTTCTGGGTACTGATACGTTCCTGTTTTTCCGCAAGCGGAGCACTTTCCACCCATTTCACGGTAACATGGGAAGGGGTATCGATGTTGTTTTGCGTGTTTTTCGGATCAACATAAGCATCCGGTGTATTGGTGCTGTTGTTGACATAGCTGGCATCAACCGCATGCCATTGCTCCAGAGAGGTGTTGATACCTTTTTCATACAGATCCTGTACAGTACCGCCGGCATTGTTAAAACCGTTGAGGGCTGCTTCTGCGCGCAGGAAATATACTTCTGCGGCAGTCATCAGCTGTACAGGTGTGTTGAGCTTAAACATACCACCCTGGTAGTTGATGGCGGAATAACCCACATAATCGCTTTTGCTGTTGGAGCTGGTAATGCTGCCCAGGCGAATACCTACATACTGTGAGGGGATGGCAGCATCCGTAGACCGCGACATGTATCTGGACAACCGCGGGTCTTTGTAACCGGTCAGGTAACACTGCAGGGATGCGTTGATCTGGATATCATTCCAGTTCTGCGCGATGAACACCAGCGGATTCGTATAGCCGGCACCGATAATTTTTACGTTCATGTTGCCGTCGTTGGTGGTGATCACACCGCCTTTGGCCGGGTCCAGGGCTTTTTCTGCCTCTGCCTGTGCAGTAGCTTTGTCTGCCTTGATGATATGCATGGCCAGGCGCAGGCGTAGTGAGTTACTGAACTGCAGCCATTTGGTGAAGTCTGCATCATACACCAGGTCGAAATTACTAAAGTTGAAAGGCAGTGTTTTACCGCTGCTGATAAAGTCGCGCAGGGCGGCGTTGGCAGTGTCCAGCTCTTTAAAGAAGCGGGTGTACACTTCCTGCTGACTGTCGTAGTCGATGCTGGTTTTGCTGGTGCCGGCTTTACTATAGGGGATAGGTCCATAGATGTCGGTCACGCGGCTCATAGCGGTTACCTGTACAATCTGTGCTACTGCCCATACTGCCGGAAAGTCTTTCGGAATATTGGATGCCCGCAGTTTGGCCAGTTGTCCCATCACGCTGAGATAGCCTACTTTAAAGGCTTCGCCGTTCCAGCCATTCATCATAAAATAACTCAGGTTGTTTCTGCCACCGTTAAAGGGGGTGGCAGAAGCCATATAACCTGAGAAGCAGTCGGCATTCAGATTTTGTTGTAACTGGAAAGAGTTGGGATCGCCACCGCCGGAGAAGTTGTAGATCGCCATGGTAGCTGTTTTTAAATAGCTGAGGTTGTAGAAGTCAGCTTCGAGCATATTATCAGGGATGCCGGTATTATCTGTATTGTAGCGTTCAAAGTTTTTGGTGCAGGCGGTCATGGCGAGCAGCAGTCCTGCTGCTATGGCCGGCAGGCGGTATTTACCGGAAAATATATTGGAACGTTTCATTTTTTCTTTTTTAATGGTGACAAACATCGGTTAGAAGGTAGCATTCAGCGTCAGGCCATAGTTGCGGGTAGCCGGTGGCATGAAGATGTCTACACCGGACATACTGTTGAAAGTAGACATGGTCATTTCCGGATCGTATGGCGCTTTCTTGTAGAAATAAAGCAGGTTGCGGCCGGTGAGTGACAGGCGCAGGGCTTTAAACACATTGTTTTTTACCGGGAAGGTATATCCAAGCGACAGCTCCCGTAAGCGTACCACTGTGGCGCTGTACATATATTCGCCGGATACGGCTTCACGGCCGCCGATGGTGCCATACCATTTCTGCGGGTCTACACTGGTAACTGCTTTCTGGTCCGGACCTACACCGTTAACGGCTACACCGCCTGCATCACGGGCGTCACCGGTAGCTTTGGATACACCATACTGGTCCATTACAGACTGGGTTACAGACATCACCTCTCCACCAAATTTGCCATCTATCAGGAAAGACAGTGTCAGCGCACCATAGGAGAGATTGTTATTCCAGCCCAGCTGCCATTTGGGATTGGGGTTGCCCAGGTATACAAAGTCACCGCCCTGTTTGATAGGCGCACCTTTGTCATCGATCATGATACGGCCCTGTGCATCTTTCTGCAGCACGGAACCATAGATATCACCGAAAGAACCACCTACCTTGAATTTAGACACATAGTTGGCGCCGGAAGCACCACTCAGCACAAACTCAGGATTGGTAGTGGCCAGTTCCACAATACGGTTGTCGTTTACGGAGTAGTTAATACCAGTGTTCCACTGGAATTTACCCCCACGGAAAACATCATAACGTACCACTGCTTCTATGCCTTTGTTCTGGATATTTCCGGCATTGAAATAAAAGTCACTATAAAAGGTAGCATCTGAAGCACGTACGCTCAG belongs to Chitinophaga sp. HK235 and includes:
- a CDS encoding SusD/RagB family nutrient-binding outer membrane lipoprotein, coding for MKRSNIFSGKYRLPAIAAGLLLAMTACTKNFERYNTDNTGIPDNMLEADFYNLSYLKTATMAIYNFSGGGDPNSFQLQQNLNADCFSGYMASATPFNGGRNNLSYFMMNGWNGEAFKVGYLSVMGQLAKLRASNIPKDFPAVWAVAQIVQVTAMSRVTDIYGPIPYSKAGTSKTSIDYDSQQEVYTRFFKELDTANAALRDFISSGKTLPFNFSNFDLVYDADFTKWLQFSNSLRLRLAMHIIKADKATAQAEAEKALDPAKGGVITTNDGNMNVKIIGAGYTNPLVFIAQNWNDIQINASLQCYLTGYKDPRLSRYMSRSTDAAIPSQYVGIRLGSITSSNSKSDYVGYSAINYQGGMFKLNTPVQLMTAAEVYFLRAEAALNGFNNAGGTVQDLYEKGINTSLEQWHAVDASYVNNSTNTPDAYVDPKNTQNNIDTPSHVTVKWVESAPLAEKQERISTQKWLAMFPEGQEAWTEFRRTGYPKLFPVVNNNSGNTIDSKIQVRRLPFPQNEYNTNGAAVNKAIGLLSQPADNGGTRLWWDKP